The following DNA comes from Brassica oleracea var. oleracea cultivar TO1000 chromosome C5, BOL, whole genome shotgun sequence.
AGAGATTGATTAGCCCACGACCAACAATACCAGACTTGTTAAACGATTGCCCTGAATTGTAATGCTTGTATCCAGGAGGATATTCATGAAGACGAAAGCACTTTTGAATGACATGAACAAGCTGCCCACAGTGTGTACACAAAGGTATACTTGAACGAGGTTGATAAGTGTTGTAAGCTGTGGCATACTCGTTACCATCTGACACAGGAAGTGTAGAAGCTCCAGTAGTCTGAAAGACTGCATTCTCAACCTTTAGAACATGTTTAACCAACTTCTGTCTTTCATCTTGGGCCACCATTTTAAAGACGTCTTCAATAGTAGGAATCGGTTTGAGCATTACAATATGCCTACGAGTTTGCTCATAACCTTCATTGAGACCCATCAAAAACTTTGTAACTCGACTTCTCTGTTGAAGCTTCTTCAACAACACTGCAGCACTACACTCACACTTGCAATACATACACACAAGCATCTCAACATAGTTTTTATATTCTCCCAAAATGTGATCGACTCAGTATAGTATGCACCAACATCCTTAGATCCCTGCTGAATCGTACTAAGATGTTGTTCAATCTCATAGACACGAGGTGCATCATCTTGTTTGAATCTTGACATGAGACTATTCCAAATTCCTTATGCCGTAGACATATACAATAGCCTTTGACCAATTTGCTTCGAAACAGAGTTCATCAACCAAGTAATCACCAAGTCATTGCATATTGCCCAAGAACCAAAATCATGAGCATTATCAGAAGGTTTACGAATCATACCATAAATGAATCCAAGCTTGTTACGCACATTGAGCGCCATCCTTACTGAACGTTTCCAAGAATTAAAGTCGGCTCCGGAAGTAAGACGATCCGAGACAAGTTGCAATCCAACATGATCGGTGATATGCAAGAAGAAAGGATTATCATACTGATCTTGCGCAAAGCAATGATTCTGATTCGCATCACCCAAAGACGAGAACGGGGGAAGAGTCGCATGATTCGCCACGGAAATCAAGTCGATTTGAGCTCAGAAAAATAGAAATCGAAGCTCCAAAACAACAAATCGAAGATCGGAGAAGAAGAAATGATTAAAGAAAGCGAAGAATCCGTAACACCAAAGATGATGCTAGGTCAAATCAGAATGAACAGAAGAAAATGAAGAATCAAAGCACCAGCAAACCAAAGAATGAGATGAATCGCCGATACGAGATGAATGAGAAAGAGATCAACACGCGAAGCACTCATGATCCAAGATCGTGATATGCTCTGATACCATATCAAGCTCAAGAATACTCAAACGAGAGAGAGATGAGGTGAGGAAAAGTTTGATATGAAACTGAATTTTCTTATTAATTCTGTAAAGTGTACCTTGCTTCCTATTTATACATAAGCGGTTTATAGTAAACCAGTCTATACCAATGGTTAGCTAAAGGAAACTAACCAATGACCAATAAATTAACCATATTACTCATGATAACATGGTTCTCAAGATTCAAGGAAGAGTTCATCGATAGTTTTTGTGAACTATCCCCCGTAAGCAAAAAGCATCAGCAACATATCGATGGAAGATGTTGCAAGGTGAAAAGAAGGATTGAGGTTCTTCATGGAAAAGATCAAGGGTCTAGCGTCTAAAATTCATGTTCCAGATGCCACTGCATTGGAGGCATTGAGCAACATGCTTTGGATACATTCACCCTTTAAAGGGGATATATATAAACCAACACCAGTATCATGTATGAAGGAGTTCTCCATCGTGTCAGTTGCTTCATCACCTTGGAGGAAGACAAAAGCGCTTACGTCGCTAAGGATAACGAGATGAAGAGCCTCGTAACCGCAAAAGCAGTGGGTGCATATCATGAATCTCAACAACACTCGAAGTATGACAAGCAAAATAAGAAAAAATTGATTGCATATTTCTTAAAACAAAATAAAACATTCTTTTACAAAGACAACTTTCGTAGAATCAAATAAACTTGACGATTTACGACCAGGAAACTAAGCTAAATCACACAAAACCATAACCAGAGAACGAAAGAAGATGAGAGGATCCAACGAGGGACCCTTCTCTTTTTGTGCTCATCCACTACTTTCTCTTTCCTCTCTCCTCTTCTCCCCGAGCAAGAGTTGTCGCCCGCTTCTCTTTGGGAATGGAGTCATCGCCCACTTCTCCTCTAGATTGGATCCATCGCCCACTCATCTTCTTAAGAAGTCATCGCCCACTTCTCCTCTAGAATTGATTCATGGCCCACTCCTCTCCTTTAAAAATCATCACTAATTCTCCTAGGGAATGAATTCATCTTACACTCTTTTCCCCAGGCAAGAGTCGCTGTCGACTCTCCTCCTTGCACGTAGAGTCTTTGCCCACTCCTTTCCTCGCTCGAGAGTCATCGCCCACTCTCATCTCAAGATGAGACTCGTGACCCACAGCTCTTGTCATCATGTCCTCATTCGTATGTCACCTACAACGCAATGTTTTTCGTCTTAACGAACTTACCATTGCAATATTTTACATAATAAGTAAGAAATCCTTTATTTTGTAGAATTAGCTAAACGGCGAATCAAAAAATTAAATGTATACATCAAATATGTTTTTGATGTAATAAAATTATTTTCATCATTTCGTAAACTAACGGAACAAAAACCGTGAATTGGAGTGAAATGACAAGAGTTTCACAAAATGATCCTCAAGGTTATAGTCAAGATGTATACACTAATACTAAGGGATACAAGAGTCTCTACAAGATTCAGAGTGTTCGGGTCTACAGTTGGTTCGACTAAAGGCTCGGGTTATTTCCGGTTCAATTGGAGTTTCTCTGGATGAAGACATGTGTCTTATATCACGTGTAGTTATAAGGTCTCAGTCTCTTGTTGATTGTAGTTGAGCTGAGAGAGGTAAAGAGAGACAATCTTGTATCCAGACGGTGGCTCAAGTTTCCGAGTCACCGGAGTTTAGTGTATTGCCGCAGCAGTCGGTCCCGGTGAGTATAGCAGCTTCACCACTTTGGAGGAGTGTGGTAAACATCAGGTAAACATCTCTTGTGTCTTTACTTTCTTCCTTACACACGAATGATCGATTAGAGAGAAAGATTGTAAGAAATGTAGGATCGTAGTTCAACAGATCCAAAACGAGTCAATCCCAAATGACCTAAGACGATTTAAACCGTAAGAAATCCCAAATTGGTGAAGGTTACATACTTGGAGATGCATAAGGAAGAGAATGAGAAAAATAAAATTTTCGAAAAGGATAAGCTTGAATTTTTGAGATAAAAAAGATCGGAAACATTGGAAGATCATAAATATGAATCTACACAAAATTGGTAACATAACCGATCTAATGAGCAGTATATAACTCTTTGTACACTGAAATACGTTTGGCTTGATCCTCGAAAGAGGTATATAGAAAGCCTTTCATAAGGTCCAGCATGTAAAAAATATAAATATCTTACACCTTTTTTGTCTTTTTCGTTTTGTATGTTTGTTGTGATTATAGTAGAAACTCAGGTTCCCAAAAGTTATGTTTCTTTTACAATGTTTATTTTGCGAATTTTGGTTCTCGCACATATGTGGTAAGCAATTTTTAATCCAACGAATCAACTTCAATGGCTCTCAAAAAAAATTTGAAAGATTTGGAAAAGAATGATTTTTTGTAAGTAGATATCTTAGTGTTCTTGTTTTAATAGTAACCAGAGTTGGACCAGCGCGTTCGCGCGGATGTTTGTTTGTTCTTTAGAATCAATATTACTTCTATCTCTTTGGCAAAATATTTGTTTAACAGTTGACTATTAATATAATTTCTGGATTATAACACATTTATTCATTTGTTTTCTAGTCATGAATTGCATACGTCGTATGTTTATATATTTTTATTGAGTTTGACATTAGCCGGACTAATATTTATATTAAATGTATGCAATATAATATTTAAGATGAGTGTTATATTTAATATATCTTAAAAAAAAAATATTTACATGTGATTTATCGTTTTGGTTATTAGTAATTTATAATGAATAATGTCTTGCAATTCCATAACAATATTTTGTTGTACAATATTAAAGGATGGAATTTGATCATAAATGGGCCAAGATAATAGTGGAACATAGATTTAGCCCATAATTAATTTATTGTAACAGATTATTCCGAAAAAAAAGTATTGAGTTGGATCCTTTTTTGTGGGTAAACCTCAACCTTTCTCCCCTTATCAATTCATCTCTTACTCTAAAATTAATCTCAGTGACCGCCAGAGATGAAAAACAAATAATCATCCTATAAGTTGAAAACTCCTACTATTTAAGTAAATTATTTTTTCTTATAATGTGAGATAATAAGCAACTGGTTTCATAAATTTGAAATGTTTCATTCTAAGATTCCATTATTGTTTTTTTTTCTGAAAGAAGACTCATTATTGTTTTAGACAAATTGTAAACAATTGCTTATAGGTCCATGGGCTTGAAGCAAAACACTATTTATTAGTGTGTTTTAAAACTATATAGTAATACTAGATGATAATAACGCGCGCATGCGCGAAGTGAGTTCTTATAATAATTTTTGTTTATGAAATGATTTTAACATTTTGCAACACTACAATCTTTATCGATTATAAAATGATGAATACAAATGTTGGTCTCTTAAATATATCATCGTTGTTGAAGAGTTAACGTATTACATCTCATTTTAATTATTTTTAAGAC
Coding sequences within:
- the LOC106344690 gene encoding uncharacterized protein LOC106344690; this translates as MALNVRNKLGFIYGMIRKPSDNAHDFGSWAICNDLVITWLMNSVSKQIGQRLLFKQDDAPRVYEIEQHLSTIQQGSKDCECSAAVLLKKLQQRSRVTKFLMGLNEGYEQTRRHIVMLKPIPTIEDVFKMVAQDERQKLVKHVLKVENAVFQTTGASTLPVSDGNEYATAYNTYQPRSSIPLCTHCGQLVHVIQKCFRLHEYPPGYKHYNSGQSFNKSGIVGRGLINLFAHNNNNKDLLLI